A part of Myxococcus landrumus genomic DNA contains:
- a CDS encoding glutathione S-transferase family protein, with amino-acid sequence MRLYDYAPSANGYKIRLLLSWLDKPYELVPVDIFAGESHTDDFLRHKNPHGRIPVLEPEPGRFLAESNAILLFLAEGTPLLPEDRFERAQVHQWLFFEQNGLEPNLGTARFWKLTGRAALHPETFRLRLEAARNALQAMERHLQHHPFFVGERPTVADIGLYGFSHVAADAGINLGDFPAVSAWLARVKAVPGHIGALAPYTANAHVAPS; translated from the coding sequence ATGCGCCTGTACGACTACGCGCCCTCCGCCAACGGCTACAAGATTCGCCTCCTGCTCTCCTGGCTCGACAAGCCCTATGAGCTGGTCCCCGTGGACATCTTCGCGGGGGAGAGCCACACCGACGACTTCCTGCGCCACAAGAACCCCCACGGCCGCATCCCCGTCCTGGAGCCAGAGCCCGGCCGCTTCCTCGCCGAGTCCAACGCCATCCTCCTCTTCCTCGCCGAGGGAACCCCGCTGCTCCCCGAGGACCGCTTCGAGCGCGCCCAAGTCCACCAGTGGCTCTTCTTCGAGCAGAACGGCCTGGAGCCCAACCTCGGCACCGCGCGCTTCTGGAAGCTGACGGGCCGCGCCGCCCTGCACCCGGAGACCTTCCGCCTGCGCCTCGAGGCCGCACGCAACGCCCTCCAGGCCATGGAGCGCCACCTCCAGCACCACCCGTTCTTCGTGGGCGAGCGCCCCACCGTCGCCGACATCGGCCTGTATGGCTTCAGCCATGTCGCGGCTGACGCGGGAATCAACCTGGGCGACTTCCCCGCCGTGTCCGCGTGGCTGGCGCGCGTGAAGGCCGTCCCGGGCCACATCGGTGCGCTCGCGCCGTACACCGCGAACGCACACGTCGCGCCCTCGTGA
- a CDS encoding LysR family transcriptional regulator produces the protein MNPVHDSVSRTGPLDLNLFRVFDVVYRERNLTRAAEVLFLSQSAVSHALARLREQLGAPLFVREGRGVAPTPLAERLAPEIREALALLQQAVHHTRGFEPARDVGTFTLAMSDMLEPSIVPRLVARLREVSPEARVSSVRLERAKLERELASGRLDLAIDVEQSTSAELRHTAFTRDAFCVVSRKRRKLDVAAYMAARHVTVSSRRAGLAVEDLVLSRLGYQREVTVRCRHYETACRIVSGSDLLLTMPRRRAEEINAELDNHLLPMPLSLPRLELHLYWHRSEDSEPRSQWLRAELQSLARGMMKSGRGGEAPRGE, from the coding sequence ATGAACCCAGTTCATGACTCCGTCTCCAGGACCGGGCCCCTGGACCTCAACCTCTTCCGGGTGTTCGACGTGGTCTACCGGGAGCGGAACCTGACGCGCGCCGCGGAGGTGCTGTTCCTCAGTCAGTCGGCGGTGAGCCACGCGCTGGCTCGGCTGAGGGAGCAACTGGGGGCACCGCTGTTCGTCCGGGAGGGCAGGGGCGTGGCGCCCACGCCGTTGGCGGAGCGGCTGGCCCCGGAGATTCGCGAGGCGCTCGCGCTGCTCCAGCAGGCCGTCCACCACACGCGAGGCTTCGAGCCCGCGCGCGACGTGGGCACCTTCACGCTGGCGATGAGCGACATGCTGGAGCCGTCCATCGTTCCTCGGCTGGTGGCCCGGCTTCGCGAGGTGAGTCCGGAGGCGCGCGTGAGCAGCGTGAGGTTGGAGCGCGCGAAGCTGGAGCGGGAGCTGGCCTCGGGGCGATTGGACCTGGCCATCGACGTGGAGCAGTCCACGAGCGCGGAGCTGCGGCACACGGCCTTCACGCGGGACGCGTTCTGCGTGGTGAGTCGCAAGCGCAGGAAGCTGGATGTCGCGGCCTACATGGCCGCGAGACATGTGACGGTGTCTTCACGCCGCGCGGGCCTGGCGGTGGAGGACCTGGTGCTCAGCCGTCTCGGTTATCAGCGCGAGGTGACGGTGCGCTGTCGTCACTATGAGACAGCGTGTCGCATCGTGTCTGGCTCGGACCTGCTCCTGACGATGCCCCGGCGGCGCGCGGAGGAGATCAACGCGGAGCTCGACAATCACTTGCTCCCCATGCCGCTCTCGCTGCCCCGGCTGGAGCTGCACCTGTATTGGCACCGCTCCGAGGACTCCGAGCCGCGCAGTCAGTGGCTGCGCGCGGAGCTGCAATCCCTGGCCCGGGGAATGATGAAGTCGGGGCGGGGTGGAGAGGCCCCACGCGGGGAGTGA
- a CDS encoding SDR family oxidoreductase: MRKNILITGASSGLGEGMAREFAARGHHLALCARRTDRLDALRSELLAKHPGLHISVRELDVNEHERVFEVFNAFAEDLGSLDRIIINAGIGVGKRLGTGNFATNVKTAQTNFVAAVAQCEAAVGILRKQGQGHLVTISSMSAMRGLPRHLTVYAATKAGLATLTEGIRAELLGTPIKVSTIYPGYIHTELNAGAKKLPFAVDAEKGSRALVKAIEREPVTAYVPGWPWTVVGFFLRNLPLKLVAKMS, encoded by the coding sequence ATGCGAAAGAACATCCTGATTACGGGCGCCAGCTCGGGGCTGGGTGAGGGCATGGCGCGGGAGTTCGCGGCGCGGGGGCACCACCTCGCGCTGTGTGCCCGTCGGACGGACCGATTGGACGCGCTCCGCTCGGAGCTGCTGGCGAAGCACCCCGGCCTTCACATCTCCGTGCGTGAGCTGGATGTGAATGAGCACGAGCGCGTGTTCGAGGTCTTCAACGCCTTCGCGGAGGACTTGGGGAGCCTGGACCGCATCATCATCAACGCGGGCATCGGCGTGGGGAAGCGGCTGGGCACGGGCAACTTCGCCACCAACGTGAAGACCGCGCAGACGAACTTCGTGGCCGCTGTCGCGCAGTGCGAAGCGGCCGTGGGCATCCTTCGCAAGCAGGGCCAGGGGCATCTGGTCACCATCTCGTCGATGAGCGCCATGCGCGGGTTGCCTCGCCACCTCACGGTGTACGCGGCCACCAAGGCGGGACTCGCGACGCTGACGGAGGGCATCCGCGCCGAGCTGCTCGGCACGCCCATCAAGGTCTCGACGATTTATCCCGGCTACATCCACACGGAGCTGAACGCGGGGGCGAAGAAGCTGCCGTTCGCCGTGGACGCGGAGAAGGGCTCACGCGCGCTGGTGAAGGCCATCGAGCGCGAGCCGGTGACGGCCTACGTCCCCGGCTGGCCCTGGACCGTGGTGGGGTTCTTCCTGCGCAACCTGCCGCTCAAGCTCGTCGCGAAGATGTCCTGA
- a CDS encoding acyl-CoA dehydrogenase family protein, which translates to MDFEPSARSKDYLERVKRFMREHVEPAESSYYQEIQASSRAGDWTTWPVSQVMEDLKARAREQGLWNLFLPDEKLAPGLSTLEYAPIAEETGRSLMAPEVFNCSAPDTGNMEVLWKYGTDAQKERWLKPLLAGDIRSVFCMTEPGVASSDATNMEATAVIEGDEVVLHGAKWWSTGLGHPRAKVTIFMARTPDTGADRHHQHSMVLVPLDAPGVTIRRMLPVFGDYDAPHGHGEVHFENVRVPVSNIIGGPGMGFEIAQGRLGPGRIHHCMRCIGAAERALELMIDRGMNRTAFGKPLLNLGGNRERVADARIAIDQARLLTMYAAWKMDEVGALGAMTEISAIKVVAPNVLQRIVDDAIQIHGGAGLSMDTPLSAFFAQARTLRLADGPDEVHKGVIARIELARRGFSRR; encoded by the coding sequence GTGGACTTCGAGCCGAGCGCCAGAAGCAAGGACTACCTGGAGCGCGTGAAGCGGTTCATGCGCGAGCACGTCGAGCCGGCCGAATCGAGCTACTACCAGGAGATTCAAGCGTCCTCGCGCGCCGGTGACTGGACGACGTGGCCGGTGTCCCAGGTGATGGAGGACCTCAAGGCCCGTGCCCGAGAGCAGGGCCTGTGGAACCTGTTCCTCCCCGACGAGAAGCTCGCGCCGGGCCTGTCCACGCTCGAGTACGCCCCCATCGCCGAGGAGACCGGGCGCAGCCTCATGGCCCCCGAGGTCTTCAACTGCAGCGCCCCCGACACCGGCAACATGGAGGTGCTGTGGAAGTACGGTACCGACGCGCAGAAGGAGCGCTGGCTCAAGCCGCTGCTCGCGGGCGACATCCGCTCGGTGTTCTGCATGACGGAGCCCGGCGTCGCGTCCTCGGACGCCACCAACATGGAGGCCACCGCTGTCATCGAGGGCGATGAAGTCGTCCTCCACGGCGCCAAGTGGTGGTCCACCGGCCTGGGCCACCCTCGCGCCAAGGTCACCATCTTCATGGCTCGCACGCCGGACACCGGGGCGGACCGTCACCATCAGCACTCCATGGTGCTGGTGCCCCTGGATGCGCCGGGCGTCACCATCCGCCGCATGCTGCCCGTCTTCGGCGACTATGACGCGCCCCACGGCCACGGCGAGGTCCACTTCGAGAACGTGCGGGTGCCCGTCTCGAACATCATCGGCGGCCCGGGCATGGGCTTCGAGATTGCCCAGGGGCGCCTGGGTCCCGGCCGCATCCACCACTGCATGCGGTGCATCGGCGCGGCGGAGCGGGCGCTGGAGTTGATGATTGACCGCGGCATGAACCGCACCGCCTTCGGCAAGCCCCTCCTCAACCTGGGCGGCAACCGCGAGCGCGTGGCCGATGCGCGCATCGCCATCGACCAGGCTCGGCTGCTCACGATGTACGCCGCATGGAAGATGGATGAAGTGGGCGCGCTGGGTGCGATGACGGAGATTTCCGCCATCAAGGTCGTGGCCCCCAATGTCCTCCAGCGCATCGTGGACGACGCCATCCAGATTCATGGCGGCGCGGGGCTTTCCATGGACACGCCACTGTCTGCATTCTTCGCCCAGGCACGCACATTGCGGCTCGCGGACGGACCGGACGAAGTCCACAAGGGCGTCATCGCCCGCATCGAGCTGGCCCGGCGCGGTTTCTCCCGGAGATGA
- a CDS encoding bifunctional transcriptional activator/DNA repair enzyme AdaA yields MGNSDYARIEQAILYLDAHAREQPSLDAVAAHVGLSAFHFQRLFTRWAGISPKRFLQMHTLSSARRLLAERRSVLDTSLAVGLSGGGRLHELFITLTAMTPGEFKSGGEGLTVHHGVHESPFGACLIAVCERGICGLHFLTGATEAEALESLRAEWPHATFVESREVTASWVGRIFPESPPDERTPLSVLVKGTPFQVQVWQALLRVAPGEVATYEDLAKAIGRPKAVRAVGTAVGSNPVALLIPCHRVLRKTGVFGDYRWGPARKQVMLAWESLRYGAENGDGEVAALA; encoded by the coding sequence ATGGGGAACAGCGACTACGCCCGAATCGAGCAGGCGATTCTCTATCTCGATGCGCATGCGCGCGAGCAGCCGTCATTGGACGCCGTCGCGGCGCACGTGGGGCTGAGTGCCTTCCACTTCCAGCGCCTCTTCACGCGCTGGGCGGGCATCAGCCCCAAGCGCTTCCTCCAGATGCACACGCTCAGCTCGGCGCGTCGGCTGTTGGCCGAGCGGCGCAGCGTGCTGGACACGTCCCTGGCGGTGGGGCTGTCCGGGGGCGGGCGGCTGCATGAGCTGTTCATCACGCTGACGGCGATGACGCCGGGGGAGTTCAAGTCGGGCGGAGAAGGGCTCACGGTGCATCACGGCGTGCATGAGTCACCGTTCGGTGCGTGCCTCATCGCCGTCTGTGAGCGAGGCATCTGCGGGCTGCACTTCCTGACGGGCGCGACGGAGGCGGAGGCGCTGGAGTCGTTGCGCGCGGAGTGGCCTCACGCGACCTTCGTGGAGTCGCGGGAGGTGACGGCATCCTGGGTGGGGCGCATCTTCCCCGAGTCGCCGCCGGACGAGCGCACGCCGCTGTCGGTGTTGGTGAAGGGCACGCCGTTCCAGGTGCAGGTGTGGCAGGCGTTGTTGCGAGTGGCGCCGGGTGAGGTGGCGACGTACGAGGACCTGGCGAAGGCGATTGGCCGGCCCAAGGCGGTGCGCGCGGTGGGCACGGCGGTGGGGAGCAATCCGGTGGCGCTGCTGATTCCGTGTCACCGGGTGCTGCGCAAGACGGGCGTCTTCGGTGATTACCGCTGGGGCCCCGCGCGCAAGCAGGTGATGCTGGCGTGGGAGTCGCTGCGGTATGGCGCGGAGAACGGGGACGGAGAGGTCGCCGCGCTGGCGTGA
- a CDS encoding helix-turn-helix domain-containing protein, whose amino-acid sequence MAFLALPPHPALASLVLGYWFIEDLAGSYEGNPIRTTPHTAAVLTLNFGRPCRSEFSAGAPRASLLGVQSRPRVWHSGEGCSFVMVMLRPPGLARLFPSTGTESRDELIELGGLLGDGPSRRLGEDMAAAWEPRRVARRLDAWLLQRAEATRGMEGELKRLGWAWRSLSSAARVDDAARVAGISVRQLERWFQVHVGCSPKELQGLERMQASFRAAQTGQGDPLQGFSDQAHQIRQWRRYLGTTPGRYERASWSTLAEFFGQSRDAAPEGLSHFF is encoded by the coding sequence ATGGCGTTCCTCGCGTTGCCACCCCATCCCGCGCTCGCGTCCCTGGTCCTGGGGTACTGGTTCATCGAGGACCTTGCGGGCTCGTATGAGGGCAACCCCATCCGGACCACGCCGCACACGGCGGCGGTGTTGACGCTCAACTTCGGCAGGCCGTGCCGGAGTGAGTTCTCGGCGGGAGCGCCGCGAGCGTCTTTGCTCGGAGTCCAGAGCCGCCCCCGGGTGTGGCACTCGGGAGAAGGGTGCTCCTTCGTGATGGTGATGCTCCGGCCTCCGGGCCTTGCGCGCCTGTTCCCCTCGACGGGGACGGAGAGCCGCGATGAGCTCATCGAGTTGGGAGGGCTCCTGGGGGACGGTCCATCGCGGAGGCTCGGAGAGGACATGGCCGCGGCGTGGGAGCCTCGGCGGGTCGCGAGGCGGCTCGATGCATGGCTGCTCCAGCGAGCCGAGGCGACGCGTGGAATGGAAGGGGAGCTGAAGCGGCTCGGGTGGGCGTGGAGGTCTTTGTCGAGCGCCGCGCGCGTGGACGATGCGGCGCGTGTCGCGGGCATTTCAGTGCGGCAGTTGGAGCGGTGGTTCCAGGTGCATGTCGGGTGCTCGCCCAAGGAGTTGCAGGGACTGGAGCGGATGCAGGCCAGCTTCCGCGCGGCGCAGACGGGGCAGGGGGACCCGCTGCAAGGGTTCAGCGACCAGGCGCATCAGATTCGCCAGTGGCGTCGCTATCTCGGCACGACGCCGGGACGTTATGAGCGCGCTTCATGGTCGACGCTCGCGGAGTTCTTCGGCCAGTCGCGCGATGCCGCCCCCGAGGGACTGTCCCACTTCTTCTGA
- a CDS encoding potassium channel family protein, with product MGGPRRHLRANLRYLRALVRRFRTTLVLALALFGGGPLLFDWRYVGPAGERIAFGEALHHVYFLLYGQPSLPYVHDWVIEVLNVVIPPVGIALVADGVVRFAYLFFARHKNDKEWIEVVTETMKGHVVVCGAGRVGYRVVTQLREMGKDVVVVEKREDAAFVSALRDERVPLLIDDTRSPLCLPRTNVKHASAIVCATDDDLANLNIALDARKLNPSIRVVIRLFDEDLSGKVRDTFKAEALSSSSLAAPAMALAALDPRIVHSFHLGKHLMVVSLFEAREGLPGMSISEVRDKFGGLALALQRGADEQLHPVGDEVIRPGDVLTIQASYPEYCRLRAFSGEAEPPIWSHQDLPVWPGHRQVG from the coding sequence ATGGGGGGCCCCCGCCGACACCTCCGAGCCAATCTGCGCTACCTGCGCGCGCTGGTGCGGCGCTTCCGCACCACGCTCGTATTGGCGCTGGCGTTGTTTGGCGGAGGCCCGCTGCTGTTCGACTGGCGCTACGTCGGCCCCGCCGGGGAGCGCATTGCGTTCGGCGAGGCGCTGCACCACGTCTACTTCCTGCTCTACGGCCAGCCGTCACTGCCGTACGTGCACGACTGGGTCATCGAGGTGCTCAACGTGGTGATTCCCCCGGTGGGAATCGCCCTGGTGGCGGACGGCGTGGTGCGCTTCGCCTACCTCTTCTTCGCCCGGCACAAGAACGACAAGGAGTGGATTGAAGTGGTCACCGAGACGATGAAGGGCCACGTCGTGGTGTGCGGAGCGGGGCGCGTGGGCTACCGCGTGGTGACCCAGCTGCGGGAGATGGGCAAGGACGTGGTGGTGGTGGAGAAGCGCGAGGACGCGGCCTTCGTGTCCGCGCTGCGCGACGAGCGGGTGCCGCTGCTCATCGACGACACGCGCAGCCCGCTGTGCCTGCCGCGCACCAACGTGAAGCACGCCTCCGCGATTGTCTGCGCCACGGACGATGACCTGGCCAACCTCAACATCGCGCTGGATGCCCGGAAGCTGAACCCCTCCATCCGCGTGGTCATCCGCTTGTTCGACGAGGACCTGAGCGGCAAGGTGCGCGACACCTTCAAGGCGGAGGCCCTGTCCAGCTCGTCGCTCGCCGCGCCCGCCATGGCCCTGGCGGCGTTGGACCCGCGCATCGTCCACTCGTTCCACCTGGGCAAGCACCTGATGGTGGTGTCGCTCTTCGAGGCGCGCGAGGGACTGCCCGGGATGAGCATCTCCGAGGTGCGCGACAAGTTCGGCGGGCTGGCGCTGGCGCTCCAGCGCGGCGCCGACGAGCAGCTCCACCCGGTGGGCGATGAGGTCATCCGCCCCGGAGATGTGCTGACCATCCAGGCGTCGTATCCGGAGTACTGCCGGCTGCGCGCCTTCTCGGGTGAGGCGGAGCCACCCATCTGGTCCCATCAGGACCTTCCGGTGTGGCCCGGCCATCGCCAGGTGGGCTGA
- a CDS encoding histidine phosphatase family protein, protein MGAVYLIRHGQASFGAENYDQLSETGYIQARVLGEALKARQTKVDTVIMGTLARHQQTAETCLKALGTDIAPTRIPGFNEFDHVELIVRHTPRYASHAAWMEDLAAAPDPHRAIQDMFGQAVTRWLAGKHDHEYAESWPAFQQRCIRALDSLIQDLGPSKTALVFTSGGPVTAICKHLLHIPDEHAFRLNWTLANCGITKVVYSDRGHHLSTLNEHAHFEGPHRDLVTYR, encoded by the coding sequence ATGGGCGCCGTGTATCTCATCCGCCATGGACAAGCGTCCTTCGGCGCGGAGAACTATGACCAGCTCTCCGAGACCGGTTACATCCAGGCCCGCGTGCTGGGCGAGGCCCTCAAGGCCCGGCAGACGAAGGTCGACACAGTCATCATGGGGACGCTCGCCCGCCATCAGCAGACGGCGGAGACGTGCCTGAAGGCGCTCGGGACGGACATCGCGCCGACGCGCATCCCGGGCTTCAATGAGTTCGACCACGTCGAGCTCATCGTCCGGCACACGCCGCGCTATGCGAGCCACGCGGCGTGGATGGAGGACCTCGCCGCGGCACCGGACCCCCACCGCGCCATCCAGGACATGTTCGGACAGGCCGTCACGCGGTGGCTCGCGGGCAAACACGACCACGAGTACGCCGAGTCCTGGCCCGCGTTCCAGCAGCGGTGCATCCGGGCGCTCGACTCGCTCATCCAGGACCTGGGGCCGTCGAAGACGGCGCTGGTGTTCACCTCGGGCGGCCCCGTCACCGCCATCTGCAAGCACCTGCTCCACATCCCGGACGAGCATGCGTTCCGGCTGAACTGGACGCTCGCCAACTGCGGCATCACCAAGGTTGTCTACAGCGACCGGGGCCACCACCTCTCGACGCTCAACGAGCACGCCCACTTCGAGGGGCCGCACCGCGACCTCGTCACGTACCGCTGA
- a CDS encoding phosphotransferase family protein — translation MATHATSTVPLDTPGSVRSGEELNVDAVDAWLKQQVPSLEGTPSVTQFAGGASNWTYRLLYPNRDLILRRPPSGTKAKSAHDMSREYRVQQALKPAYPWVPQMVGLCQDPTILGTDFYVMERIEGLIPRANLPRGLNLDRNQTGQLCLNVIDKLLELHAVDAQAVGLSSLGKGPGYPRRQVEGWSDRYEKARTWNVPSYRYVRDWLKNNIPDDSATCVIHNDWRFDNVVLDPGEPTRVIGVLDWEMATLGDPLMDLGSALAYWVEADDTFFMRLTRRQPTHLPGMLRRQEVVDYYLQRSGLKPTNWTFYEVFGIFRLAVIIQQIYYRYHHKQTRNPAFKNFWTLVTYFDWRCRRIIGKAGR, via the coding sequence ATGGCCACCCACGCCACCTCCACCGTTCCCCTCGACACGCCCGGCTCGGTGCGCTCCGGTGAGGAGCTGAACGTCGACGCCGTCGATGCGTGGCTGAAGCAGCAGGTGCCCTCGCTGGAAGGCACGCCCTCGGTGACGCAGTTCGCCGGCGGCGCGTCCAACTGGACGTATCGCCTCCTGTATCCCAACCGGGACCTCATCCTCCGCAGGCCCCCCTCGGGCACGAAGGCCAAGTCCGCGCACGACATGTCTCGCGAGTACCGCGTGCAGCAGGCGCTCAAGCCCGCGTACCCGTGGGTGCCGCAGATGGTGGGGCTGTGCCAGGACCCGACCATCCTGGGCACGGACTTCTACGTCATGGAGCGCATCGAGGGGCTCATCCCTCGCGCCAACCTGCCTCGCGGGCTGAACCTGGACCGGAACCAGACGGGCCAGCTCTGCCTCAACGTCATCGACAAGCTGCTGGAGCTGCACGCCGTGGATGCGCAGGCCGTGGGCCTGTCCTCGTTGGGCAAGGGCCCGGGCTATCCCCGCCGTCAGGTGGAGGGCTGGTCGGACCGCTACGAGAAGGCGCGGACGTGGAACGTGCCGAGCTACCGCTACGTGCGCGACTGGCTGAAGAACAACATCCCCGACGACAGCGCTACGTGCGTCATCCACAACGACTGGCGCTTCGACAACGTGGTGCTGGACCCGGGCGAGCCCACGCGAGTCATCGGCGTGCTCGACTGGGAGATGGCCACGCTGGGCGACCCGCTGATGGACCTGGGCAGCGCGCTGGCCTACTGGGTGGAGGCGGATGACACGTTCTTCATGCGGCTCACCCGCCGCCAGCCCACGCACCTGCCCGGCATGCTGCGGCGACAGGAGGTCGTCGACTACTACCTCCAGCGCTCCGGCCTGAAGCCCACCAACTGGACCTTCTACGAGGTCTTCGGAATCTTCCGGCTCGCCGTCATCATCCAGCAGATCTATTACCGCTATCACCACAAGCAGACGCGCAACCCCGCGTTCAAGAACTTCTGGACGCTGGTGACCTACTTCGACTGGCGCTGCAGGCGCATCATCGGGAAGGCGGGACGCTGA
- a CDS encoding dienelactone hydrolase family protein, giving the protein MSSWQRQEGVHGELVEYREGETVFEAYVTWAARSDARRPCVLLAHAWDGLNEPMRAKAEELATLGYVCFALDVYGKGVRGGVADDNSHLMGPLMADRALLRRRMVAGFEAALRHPLVDPTRVAVVGYCFGGLCALDLARSAVPGLKAAVSFHGVLKPPRLGAQVPITAKVLVEHGWEDPTGPVEDVLALTRELTDAKADWQLHAHGHAMHAFTYPGLDKAEAGLQYHPDAARRSWASMRAFLDEVFEAP; this is encoded by the coding sequence GTGAGTTCATGGCAGCGGCAGGAGGGAGTCCACGGGGAACTCGTGGAGTACCGCGAGGGGGAGACCGTCTTCGAGGCGTATGTGACGTGGGCCGCCCGGAGCGATGCCCGCCGGCCTTGCGTGCTCCTGGCCCACGCGTGGGATGGGCTGAACGAGCCGATGCGCGCGAAGGCGGAGGAGCTCGCGACGCTGGGCTACGTGTGTTTCGCCCTGGATGTGTATGGCAAGGGCGTGCGAGGGGGCGTGGCGGACGACAACTCGCACTTGATGGGGCCCCTCATGGCGGACCGCGCGTTGCTGCGCCGACGCATGGTGGCCGGGTTCGAGGCCGCGCTCCGACATCCACTCGTCGACCCCACCCGAGTCGCGGTGGTGGGGTATTGCTTCGGAGGACTGTGTGCACTGGACCTCGCGCGAAGCGCCGTGCCAGGACTGAAGGCCGCGGTGAGCTTCCACGGGGTCCTCAAGCCGCCAAGGCTGGGCGCCCAAGTACCCATCACCGCGAAGGTCCTCGTCGAGCATGGCTGGGAAGACCCGACCGGACCCGTCGAGGACGTGCTCGCGCTGACACGTGAGCTGACCGACGCGAAGGCGGACTGGCAACTCCACGCCCACGGCCACGCGATGCACGCCTTCACGTACCCTGGACTCGACAAGGCCGAGGCCGGGCTCCAGTACCACCCGGACGCCGCGAGACGCTCGTGGGCCTCGATGCGCGCCTTCCTCGACGAGGTCTTCGAGGCGCCGTGA
- a CDS encoding alpha/beta fold hydrolase, giving the protein MAPHTSAPTPRLFEVTPADLTLEAGARISPHLVRGWWWGPEEDLPWLQARARLLSEDEAQGTAPRLVRRSLAEQHHTLERARRRSTTRPSPRIPTVLLVHALTGDMRAGGEGGWWEPVIGPGRPLDPTRVRLLCFNNLGSCYGTTGPADEGFPGRTEDTRFGPPPTLTKGNLHQDERHLPATVTPWDQARSILLALDALGVDEVSLVTGGSLGGMIVLCLAALAPERFARMAPIAASETASAWVVGLNHVARQAVLLDPGFPESAHRGLELARQLAMLSYRAEPGLEASQPRPASWSSRALYPVQSYLEHQGRKLEARFDARAYLAQLGAMDHHDLARAPHGGVERIRASALCVGIDRDQLFFPEHMEALARKLRAQGRHAEHAELTSLHGHDGFLIEWEQLSALLTRALALPSALEVPAGAALLGTARASSERTA; this is encoded by the coding sequence TTGGCCCCCCACACCAGTGCGCCCACCCCGCGCCTCTTCGAAGTCACTCCCGCCGACCTGACGCTGGAGGCCGGCGCTCGCATCTCGCCGCACCTCGTGCGCGGCTGGTGGTGGGGCCCCGAAGAAGACCTGCCCTGGCTCCAAGCGCGCGCCCGCCTCCTCTCCGAGGATGAAGCCCAGGGCACCGCGCCACGGCTCGTGCGCCGCTCCCTCGCGGAGCAACACCACACCCTCGAGCGCGCCCGACGCCGCTCCACCACGCGCCCCTCTCCGCGCATCCCCACGGTGCTCCTGGTCCACGCGCTCACCGGTGACATGCGAGCGGGAGGAGAAGGCGGCTGGTGGGAGCCCGTCATCGGCCCGGGGCGCCCGCTGGACCCCACGCGCGTGCGGCTGTTGTGTTTCAACAACCTGGGCTCCTGTTACGGCACCACCGGCCCCGCGGATGAGGGGTTCCCCGGACGCACCGAGGACACCCGCTTCGGCCCCCCGCCCACGCTGACCAAGGGGAACCTGCACCAGGACGAGCGCCACCTCCCCGCCACCGTCACCCCGTGGGACCAGGCGCGCAGCATCCTCCTGGCGCTCGATGCGCTCGGCGTGGATGAAGTCTCTCTCGTCACGGGCGGCTCGCTGGGCGGGATGATTGTCCTCTGCCTCGCCGCCCTCGCGCCGGAGCGCTTCGCGCGCATGGCCCCCATCGCCGCCTCGGAGACCGCGTCCGCGTGGGTGGTGGGCCTCAACCACGTCGCGCGCCAGGCCGTGCTGCTGGACCCGGGCTTCCCCGAGTCCGCGCACCGGGGACTCGAGCTCGCCCGTCAGCTCGCGATGCTCTCCTATCGCGCGGAGCCCGGGCTCGAGGCCAGCCAGCCTCGCCCTGCCTCATGGTCCTCGCGCGCGCTCTACCCGGTGCAGAGCTACCTGGAGCACCAGGGCCGCAAGCTGGAGGCGCGCTTCGATGCGCGCGCGTACCTGGCGCAGCTCGGCGCCATGGACCACCACGACCTCGCCCGCGCGCCTCACGGAGGCGTGGAGCGCATCCGCGCCAGCGCGTTGTGCGTGGGCATCGACCGCGACCAGCTCTTCTTCCCCGAGCACATGGAAGCCCTCGCCCGGAAGCTGCGCGCGCAGGGCCGTCACGCGGAGCACGCGGAGCTGACCAGCCTCCACGGCCATGACGGCTTCCTCATCGAGTGGGAGCAGCTCTCCGCCCTGCTCACGCGGGCGCTCGCCCTGCCCTCCGCGCTCGAAGTCCCCGCGGGCGCCGCGCTGCTGGGCACCGCGCGTGCGTCGAGCGAACGGACGGCCTGA